A window of the Desulforapulum autotrophicum HRM2 genome harbors these coding sequences:
- a CDS encoding YifB family Mg chelatase-like AAA ATPase, translating to MLSRVKSAAVAGIDAYIVDVEVDISFGLPMFNMVGMPETAVRESRERVKSAVKNSGYKFPVDRIVVNLAPAAIKKEGTSLDLPVAMGILSASGVVPLEKCSQFLMVGELSLDGRVKPVPGVLSAALAAKDNGFAGVIVPFANRAEAAIVKDIKVIPARSLSEVVEFISGRAIIDPVTTDFLSLTGECSDRETDFCEVMGQSHAKRALEIAAAGGHNLCMTGPPGSGKTMLAKRLSTILPPLTFDEALETTQIYSVVGLLGPGRPFMSKRPFRSPHHTISDAGLVGGGRVPEPGEVSLAHNGVLFMDEFPEFKRNVLEALRQPMEDGVVTICRASSRVSYPASFMLVAAMNPCPCGYHGDGIKPCTCSDGEIQRYRRRISGPLLDRIDIHVDVPRVPFKELTGSTRPEGSASVRERVERARENQVKRFQAAPIHCNAQMGATQIRQFASLDKAAVALLARAVDTFGMSARGHGRVVKIARTIADIEDEPLILHRHIAEAIQYRSIDRKDPLGSYNPGQN from the coding sequence TTGCTTTCAAGGGTTAAGAGCGCTGCCGTTGCCGGGATTGATGCCTATATTGTTGATGTTGAGGTGGATATTTCCTTTGGGCTTCCCATGTTCAATATGGTGGGTATGCCTGAGACTGCCGTGAGGGAAAGCCGTGAGCGGGTAAAGAGCGCCGTTAAAAATTCCGGGTACAAATTTCCCGTTGACAGGATCGTTGTGAATCTTGCCCCTGCTGCCATTAAAAAAGAGGGGACAAGCCTTGATCTGCCCGTTGCCATGGGGATTTTGTCTGCGTCAGGAGTTGTCCCTCTGGAGAAGTGTTCCCAATTTCTCATGGTTGGAGAACTCTCCCTTGACGGACGGGTAAAACCCGTTCCAGGGGTTCTTTCCGCAGCACTTGCCGCAAAAGACAACGGGTTCGCCGGGGTGATCGTTCCCTTTGCTAACAGGGCCGAAGCAGCGATTGTCAAGGATATAAAGGTGATCCCGGCCAGGAGTCTGTCTGAGGTTGTCGAGTTTATTTCTGGACGAGCAATCATTGATCCTGTAACGACGGATTTTTTGTCCTTAACTGGGGAGTGCTCGGACCGAGAAACTGATTTTTGTGAGGTCATGGGGCAGAGCCATGCAAAGAGAGCCCTTGAGATTGCTGCAGCAGGCGGTCATAATCTATGCATGACAGGACCGCCGGGTTCCGGCAAGACCATGCTGGCAAAACGGCTTTCCACGATTCTGCCACCGTTGACCTTTGACGAGGCCCTGGAAACAACCCAGATCTATTCGGTGGTGGGCCTTCTTGGGCCGGGTCGGCCGTTTATGAGCAAAAGGCCGTTTCGGTCTCCCCACCACACCATCTCGGATGCCGGTCTCGTGGGGGGCGGCCGGGTGCCGGAACCCGGTGAGGTGAGCCTTGCCCACAACGGGGTACTGTTCATGGATGAGTTCCCCGAGTTCAAGAGAAACGTGCTTGAGGCGTTGCGTCAACCCATGGAGGATGGGGTGGTTACCATCTGCAGGGCAAGTTCAAGGGTGAGCTATCCTGCCTCGTTCATGCTGGTGGCGGCCATGAATCCCTGCCCCTGTGGTTACCATGGCGATGGTATAAAACCGTGTACCTGTTCTGATGGGGAAATTCAGCGTTACCGGCGACGGATCTCAGGTCCCCTGCTTGACAGGATTGACATTCATGTTGATGTTCCCCGTGTTCCTTTTAAGGAGCTTACCGGCTCAACCCGACCCGAAGGTTCAGCCAGCGTCAGGGAACGGGTGGAACGGGCAAGGGAAAACCAGGTTAAACGGTTCCAGGCGGCACCCATCCATTGTAATGCCCAGATGGGGGCAACCCAGATCCGGCAGTTTGCCTCCCTTGACAAGGCGGCGGTAGCGCTCCTGGCAAGGGCCGTTGATACCTTTGGTATGTCGGCACGGGGCCACGGACGGGTGGTGAAGATTGCACGAACCATTGCCGACATTGAGGACGAACCTTTGATCCTGCACCGACACATTGCAGAGGCGATCCAGTATAGGAGCATTGACAGAAAAGATCCCCTGGGATCCTATAACCCGGGGCAAAATTGA
- the lpxC gene encoding UDP-3-O-acyl-N-acetylglucosamine deacetylase: MEHHYHQQTLAQPVTCAGIGVHSGKHSRIIIQPAPVNHGIRFRRLDLPGTPDIPALFKTVVDTSLATVVGRDGAIVSTIEHLMAAFSGLAIDNALVEINGYEMPIMDGSAETFAREISRAGIHRQDSLRWYFVMTRQIRIEDGDKFVEIVPGKGFTINCTIEFDHPLIGRQEISFDPVHEDFHKEISPARTFGFLQDLEYLKRFSLGRGGSLDTAVVIDKDTILNPGGLRFPDEFVRHKLLDSLGDFSLLGMPIQGHITTYKSGHALNHAFIKELLAQKDAWETRTVAVEDLPRP, encoded by the coding sequence ATGGAACATCATTACCATCAACAAACCCTTGCCCAGCCGGTAACCTGCGCAGGCATTGGGGTCCATTCCGGGAAGCACAGCAGAATCATCATACAACCGGCCCCTGTAAACCACGGGATTCGATTCCGGCGGCTGGACCTTCCCGGAACCCCGGACATCCCGGCCCTGTTTAAAACAGTTGTGGATACAAGTCTTGCAACGGTAGTCGGTCGGGACGGCGCCATTGTATCAACCATTGAACACCTCATGGCCGCTTTTTCCGGCCTCGCCATTGACAATGCCCTGGTGGAAATCAACGGGTATGAAATGCCCATCATGGACGGAAGTGCAGAGACCTTTGCCCGGGAAATCTCCCGGGCCGGGATCCACCGGCAGGATTCACTCCGGTGGTACTTTGTCATGACCCGGCAGATCCGGATTGAAGATGGGGACAAATTTGTGGAGATCGTTCCAGGCAAGGGATTCACCATTAACTGCACCATTGAATTTGACCACCCCCTCATCGGCCGACAGGAGATTTCCTTTGATCCCGTTCACGAGGATTTCCATAAAGAAATTAGTCCAGCAAGGACATTCGGATTTCTCCAGGATCTAGAATATTTGAAAAGATTCAGCCTTGGCAGGGGAGGAAGCCTTGATACAGCCGTTGTCATAGATAAGGACACAATACTCAACCCGGGTGGCCTGAGGTTTCCAGACGAATTTGTCCGCCATAAACTCCTGGACAGCCTTGGGGATTTTTCCCTTCTCGGCATGCCCATCCAGGGTCATATTACCACCTACAAATCAGGCCACGCCCTGAACCATGCCTTTATCAAAGAGCTCCTCGCCCAGAAGGATGCCTGGGAAACAAGAACCGTGGCCGTGGAGGACCTCCCCCGCCCATGA
- the gspF gene encoding type II secretion system inner membrane protein GspF, which translates to MPVFEYKALDRRGRKKTGIIDGESLVSARSKLREKGIYPTTMAEVGSEQPGSGDAPGESFAGRFFFGRIKNAELAMVTRQLATLLSAGFPLISAVSSLVTQTRSKPLKKVLSKIKGSIEEGKSFAEALAMYPSLFSAIYINMIRAGESSGTLEIVLERLADITEKREETKKKIQAALAYPVLMAIVGALVLLFLLAYIVPGIIAIFSDMNQTLPGPTLFLISVSSFLKRFWWAVLLVPFLCVVALYCTARNERGAYMIDKTLFLTPKLGDLLKKLSAARFSRILASLLANGVPMMTALGISRATAGNRVISAIISRASKAVEQGGELGVSLGAESVFPSLAVEMIKIGEKSGQLERMLEKTADLYEREVEVSVTAMTALLEPLIILVMGAVVGFIVLSVCLPIFEMNQLVK; encoded by the coding sequence ATGCCGGTTTTTGAATACAAGGCCCTTGACCGTCGGGGGAGGAAAAAGACCGGCATCATAGATGGGGAAAGCCTTGTTTCTGCACGATCAAAATTAAGGGAAAAGGGTATCTACCCCACGACCATGGCTGAGGTCGGTTCCGAGCAGCCCGGGAGCGGAGATGCACCTGGGGAATCATTTGCCGGGCGGTTTTTTTTCGGACGTATCAAAAATGCTGAACTTGCCATGGTTACCCGCCAGCTGGCCACCCTTCTTTCTGCGGGATTTCCTTTGATTTCAGCCGTGTCAAGCCTTGTGACACAGACAAGATCTAAACCTCTGAAAAAGGTTCTCTCAAAGATCAAGGGTTCCATTGAGGAGGGAAAAAGCTTTGCCGAGGCCCTGGCCATGTATCCCTCTTTGTTCTCAGCGATTTATATCAACATGATAAGGGCCGGGGAATCGTCCGGGACCCTTGAAATTGTGCTTGAACGGCTGGCAGACATTACTGAAAAAAGGGAAGAGACAAAAAAAAAGATCCAGGCAGCCCTGGCCTATCCGGTGCTCATGGCCATTGTGGGTGCCCTGGTCCTTCTCTTTCTTCTGGCCTATATTGTGCCGGGCATCATTGCTATTTTTTCCGACATGAATCAGACCCTGCCCGGGCCAACCCTGTTTCTCATCTCCGTCAGTTCATTTTTAAAGCGGTTCTGGTGGGCAGTCCTCCTGGTGCCTTTTCTTTGCGTCGTTGCCCTTTACTGTACGGCAAGGAACGAGCGGGGAGCCTATATGATCGACAAGACGCTTTTTTTGACCCCAAAGCTTGGTGATCTCTTGAAAAAACTGTCAGCGGCGAGGTTTTCAAGGATTTTAGCTTCCCTGCTCGCCAACGGCGTTCCCATGATGACCGCCCTTGGGATATCCCGGGCAACGGCAGGCAATCGGGTCATTTCGGCGATCATTTCCCGGGCATCCAAGGCGGTGGAGCAGGGCGGAGAACTGGGCGTTTCCCTTGGTGCTGAAAGCGTTTTTCCCTCCCTTGCCGTTGAGATGATCAAGATCGGAGAGAAGAGCGGCCAGCTTGAACGGATGCTTGAAAAGACCGCTGATCTCTACGAAAGGGAGGTTGAAGTGTCCGTAACGGCCATGACCGCCCTGCTTGAGCCCCTGATTATCCTGGTCATGGGGGCAGTGGTGGGGTTCATTGTGCTTTCGGTCTGCCTGCCCATTTTTGAGATGAACCAGCTTGTGAAGTAA
- a CDS encoding DUF4390 domain-containing protein, whose protein sequence is MTFPLGKYLIRGAFSIVITLFMVLPPLGVLASQNAILDNIILTNTRDDLIVYFDVKNAFTPEIEKAVHNGIPASFSFVAAIYRARPVWFDKKISSLEITNTLKYNSLKQEFTVYRPWRKESPIVVTSFDEAKALMVEIDNLLVTPLSTLTRGERYQIRIKAELSRVTLPLYLHYVLFFVSMWDFETDWHTMEFIY, encoded by the coding sequence ATGACCTTCCCCTTGGGAAAATATCTGATCAGAGGCGCATTCTCCATTGTAATCACCCTTTTCATGGTCCTGCCCCCCCTTGGTGTGCTGGCATCCCAGAATGCAATACTTGACAATATCATCCTGACAAACACCCGGGACGATCTGATTGTTTACTTTGATGTTAAAAACGCATTTACCCCTGAAATTGAAAAAGCCGTACACAATGGTATTCCCGCATCCTTCTCGTTTGTTGCAGCAATTTACAGGGCAAGGCCCGTCTGGTTCGACAAAAAAATATCTAGCCTTGAGATCACAAACACCCTTAAATATAACAGCCTCAAGCAGGAATTTACCGTCTACCGCCCCTGGCGAAAAGAGTCCCCAATTGTGGTTACCTCGTTTGACGAGGCCAAAGCCCTGATGGTTGAAATCGACAATCTCCTGGTAACCCCCCTTTCAACCCTTACCAGAGGGGAACGATACCAGATCAGAATCAAGGCGGAACTGAGCAGGGTCACCCTGCCCCTTTACCTCCACTATGTTCTGTTTTTTGTCTCCATGTGGGACTTTGAAACCGACTGGCATACAATGGAATTTATCTATTAG
- a CDS encoding indolepyruvate oxidoreductase subunit beta produces the protein MDVKRLIMVAVGGQGNLLASKVLGDAALACKVPVKMSEIHGMAQRGGVVESALVFGNAESTIISDGEADLLLGFEPSETLRAMNRCNKDTTVITNLDPVPPFTVAIGKGVYPEIETIKTLIREKTARLIAFDAMALAKQAGSPMTMNIVLVGALIQTGALPLTRTSVERAIETRTKKAFVDMNLAAFDLGFQAAVGIAGHSRG, from the coding sequence ATGGATGTAAAACGATTAATCATGGTGGCGGTCGGCGGTCAGGGGAACCTGCTTGCCTCAAAGGTGCTTGGCGATGCGGCCCTTGCCTGCAAGGTCCCGGTGAAAATGAGCGAAATCCACGGCATGGCCCAGCGTGGGGGGGTGGTGGAATCGGCCCTGGTATTTGGCAATGCCGAAAGCACCATCATTTCCGATGGCGAAGCTGACCTGCTTCTGGGGTTTGAACCTTCTGAAACCCTGAGGGCCATGAACCGATGCAACAAGGATACCACCGTGATCACCAACCTTGATCCGGTTCCGCCGTTTACCGTTGCCATTGGCAAGGGGGTTTATCCTGAAATAGAAACCATTAAAACTCTGATCCGGGAGAAAACTGCCCGGCTTATCGCATTTGACGCCATGGCCCTTGCAAAACAGGCCGGAAGTCCCATGACCATGAACATCGTACTTGTGGGGGCCTTGATCCAGACCGGAGCCCTTCCCCTGACCCGGACAAGCGTTGAGCGGGCCATTGAAACCCGGACCAAAAAGGCCTTTGTGGACATGAACCTTGCCGCCTTTGACCTGGGGTTCCAGGCTGCTGTCGGCATTGCTGGACACAGCAGGGGATAA
- the iorA gene encoding indolepyruvate ferredoxin oxidoreductase subunit alpha produces the protein MHKLLQNTPEQEIMLLGNEAIARGAVEAGLAFATTYPGTPSSELSLNLFQISQETDLYFEYSTNEKVALEVAAAAANSGLRTMCMMKHVGLNVAADPLVTLAYIGVRGGLVILTADDPSMFSSQNEQDNRYYGKLAGIPVLEPSSVAEAKEMTKAAFELSEKLQEPVILRTTTRINHSSAFVRLGTLGERNTRGDFKKDPFSYVTVPAVSRKLHVKLLDNLEQARKISNTSEHNRVEGSGSLGIICSGVSYLYAVDGVNDLGIKDRVKILRIGLSNPMPDELIVDFLSGCERVLVVEEGEPFMEEAVRSIAQSAGITIPIKGKGDNLFSRLYEFDPAMVKKTIAGYFGIKYTGKSPVDTSAFPEIPQRPPNLCSGCSHRATFYEVKQAAKDMDTICPSDIGCYTLGFLPPLSTGDFVLCMGASVSSACGFSKATDKKVIAFIGDSTFFHSGMTGLANAVFNNHNFTLVILDNGITAMTGHQPNPGVDMGLFNLEGYNRISIENVVKALGVEHITVIKPFKVKKSIEAIRSALEFKGVSVIISKEACALHARSLKLLKPRAFTVTDRCKNHRDCMDSIACPSFFIEEGRVKIDPNTCVGCALCAQICPENAIVPLKK, from the coding sequence ATGCACAAACTTTTACAGAACACTCCGGAACAGGAGATCATGCTTCTGGGCAATGAGGCCATTGCCAGGGGGGCTGTTGAAGCGGGCCTTGCCTTTGCCACCACCTATCCGGGGACTCCGTCGTCTGAGCTCTCCCTGAACCTTTTCCAGATTTCCCAGGAGACAGATCTCTACTTTGAATACTCGACCAACGAGAAGGTTGCCCTTGAGGTCGCTGCTGCTGCTGCAAATTCCGGGCTCAGAACCATGTGCATGATGAAGCACGTCGGGCTCAATGTTGCGGCCGATCCCCTCGTTACCCTTGCCTATATTGGTGTCAGGGGTGGTCTTGTCATTCTAACGGCGGATGATCCTTCGATGTTTTCAAGTCAGAACGAGCAGGACAACCGATACTATGGCAAGCTTGCCGGGATTCCAGTGCTTGAGCCTTCGTCCGTTGCCGAGGCCAAGGAGATGACAAAGGCGGCCTTTGAGTTGTCTGAAAAGCTCCAGGAACCCGTTATTTTACGGACAACCACACGGATCAACCATTCGAGTGCCTTTGTCCGGCTCGGCACCCTGGGTGAGCGAAATACAAGGGGTGATTTTAAAAAGGATCCCTTCAGCTATGTTACGGTGCCTGCCGTGTCAAGGAAGCTCCACGTCAAGCTGCTTGATAACCTTGAACAGGCCCGGAAGATTTCCAATACCAGTGAACACAACCGGGTCGAAGGCAGCGGCAGTCTGGGAATTATCTGCAGCGGGGTAAGCTATCTTTATGCCGTGGATGGTGTAAACGACCTTGGCATCAAGGACCGGGTCAAAATTTTGCGCATTGGTCTTTCCAACCCCATGCCCGATGAGTTGATCGTTGATTTTCTGTCCGGGTGTGAACGGGTTCTGGTGGTTGAAGAGGGTGAACCCTTTATGGAGGAGGCGGTCCGATCCATTGCCCAGTCCGCCGGAATTACTATTCCCATCAAGGGAAAGGGTGACAACCTGTTTTCACGCCTCTACGAGTTTGATCCGGCAATGGTGAAAAAGACCATTGCCGGTTATTTCGGGATCAAGTACACGGGCAAGTCCCCGGTGGACACCTCAGCTTTTCCCGAAATCCCCCAGCGTCCGCCAAACCTGTGTTCCGGTTGTTCCCACCGGGCGACCTTTTATGAGGTCAAACAGGCGGCCAAGGATATGGATACCATCTGTCCGTCTGACATCGGGTGCTACACACTGGGTTTTCTTCCACCCCTTTCCACGGGAGATTTTGTTCTGTGTATGGGTGCCTCCGTGAGTTCCGCCTGCGGGTTTTCCAAGGCAACGGACAAAAAAGTCATCGCATTTATCGGAGATTCCACCTTTTTTCACTCGGGCATGACAGGCCTTGCCAATGCCGTGTTCAACAATCATAACTTCACCCTTGTGATCCTTGACAACGGCATCACGGCCATGACCGGTCACCAGCCCAACCCCGGCGTTGATATGGGGCTTTTCAACCTTGAGGGGTATAACCGCATCTCCATTGAAAATGTTGTCAAGGCCCTTGGGGTTGAGCACATAACCGTCATCAAACCCTTTAAGGTGAAAAAGAGCATTGAGGCCATCCGGTCGGCCCTTGAATTCAAGGGGGTTTCCGTCATTATCTCAAAGGAGGCCTGCGCCCTCCATGCCCGGAGCCTTAAGCTTCTCAAACCCCGGGCCTTTACCGTGACCGACCGCTGCAAAAATCACCGGGACTGCATGGATTCCATTGCCTGCCCGTCATTTTTCATTGAAGAGGGAAGAGTCAAGATCGATCCCAACACCTGTGTGGGCTGTGCCCTCTGTGCCCAGATCTGTCCGGAAAATGCCATTGTTCCCCTGAAGAAATGA
- a CDS encoding Hsp33 family molecular chaperone HslO → MIKKDIFKGDLKEQLKASAQDRLYRFMMADGMIRGAVVKTTRMVNEMRANHELGGLETLVLGQAYIAAALLTANLKARDRISMAIQCSGPVQGLDVESNVFGEVRGYLKDPGFSAHMDKAATTLSSLFGAGFLTVTKYLEEAKHPYSGQVVLEYGTIAEDLANYFLKSEQTPTAFNLSVHFDEKGEVTGAGGLYLQAMPGADDDTMAKAQTMLRNIDSLGSSFADNKEPEALVNLHFQGLNPVFLENHRVEFFCRCSEKIMKGHLAALPEKDIADILDNGPFPVELRCHNCNSVYRFTRQDIETLGKPSA, encoded by the coding sequence ATGATAAAAAAAGATATTTTTAAGGGAGATCTCAAGGAACAGCTCAAGGCCTCGGCCCAGGACAGACTTTACCGCTTCATGATGGCAGATGGCATGATCCGGGGAGCCGTTGTCAAGACCACCCGTATGGTCAATGAGATGCGTGCAAACCATGAACTGGGAGGGCTTGAGACCCTGGTCCTGGGCCAGGCATACATTGCCGCAGCCCTTTTAACGGCAAACCTTAAGGCCAGGGACCGAATCAGCATGGCTATCCAGTGTTCAGGGCCCGTTCAGGGGCTTGATGTTGAGTCCAATGTGTTTGGCGAGGTAAGGGGGTATCTTAAGGATCCTGGGTTTTCAGCTCATATGGACAAAGCGGCCACCACCCTTTCTTCCCTGTTTGGCGCCGGTTTCCTAACGGTGACAAAGTACCTGGAAGAGGCAAAACACCCCTATTCAGGCCAGGTGGTGCTTGAGTATGGAACCATTGCAGAGGATCTGGCCAACTATTTCCTCAAGAGTGAGCAGACACCCACGGCATTCAACCTGAGCGTTCATTTTGATGAAAAGGGTGAAGTGACCGGCGCAGGCGGTCTTTACTTGCAGGCAATGCCCGGAGCCGATGATGATACTATGGCCAAGGCCCAGACCATGCTTCGAAATATCGATTCGTTGGGCAGCTCCTTTGCCGACAACAAAGAACCAGAGGCCCTTGTCAACCTTCACTTCCAGGGATTGAATCCTGTATTTCTGGAAAATCATCGGGTGGAATTTTTTTGCAGGTGCAGTGAAAAGATCATGAAAGGTCACCTTGCAGCCCTTCCCGAAAAAGATATTGCAGACATCCTTGACAACGGACCGTTCCCGGTTGAGTTAAGGTGCCATAACTGCAACAGCGTCTACCGGTTCACCCGCCAGGATATTGAAACCCTGGGCAAGCCCTCTGCCTGA
- a CDS encoding SWIM zinc finger family protein codes for MSRYGYGYPRYVSVAQKKAKAENTLKKLKKKDPDISPIEIQGTKLASSWWGISWNKNLEGYADFSNRIGRGRSYVRHGAVLDLKIKEGKIFSLVQGGASRPYIVKINIHKLKSTAWETILQKCRGKIDSMGDLVEGKLPRAMETLLTDSKNGIFPSPSEIQFDCSCPDGASMCKHVAATLYGVGARLDNDPSLFFTLRGVNMEALVSQTLKNEADTLLKRARSKSSGRIIQNADLSSTFGIEMEGGKNPPLGQKHKKSKPKLVISPATSKKSSVPKDAKPLLPGIKSRKKPMNNNPDYDLVVAMIRRRRVKGIGFKEIKERTGIEDTKIRNILFRAKQKNEIKNISRGLYIKET; via the coding sequence ATGAGTCGATATGGGTATGGTTATCCAAGATATGTTAGCGTTGCACAAAAAAAGGCCAAGGCCGAGAACACACTAAAAAAGCTCAAAAAAAAGGACCCCGACATCTCACCCATAGAGATCCAGGGAACAAAGCTTGCGAGCTCCTGGTGGGGCATCTCCTGGAACAAGAACCTTGAAGGGTATGCAGACTTCTCCAACAGAATTGGAAGGGGGCGCTCCTATGTACGCCACGGAGCCGTGCTCGACCTTAAAATCAAAGAGGGAAAAATCTTCTCCCTGGTCCAGGGGGGCGCATCCAGGCCCTACATCGTCAAGATCAATATTCACAAACTCAAATCCACCGCCTGGGAAACCATTCTCCAGAAGTGCCGGGGTAAAATCGACTCCATGGGTGATCTGGTGGAAGGAAAGCTTCCAAGGGCCATGGAAACCCTGCTGACCGATTCTAAAAACGGTATATTCCCCTCCCCTTCTGAAATCCAGTTTGACTGCTCCTGTCCAGATGGTGCCTCCATGTGCAAACATGTGGCAGCCACCCTCTATGGCGTTGGCGCAAGGCTTGACAATGATCCCTCGCTGTTTTTCACCCTCAGGGGAGTCAATATGGAAGCCCTTGTTTCCCAGACCCTTAAGAACGAGGCAGATACCCTTTTAAAAAGGGCCAGATCAAAGAGTTCTGGACGAATCATCCAGAATGCAGACCTTTCATCAACCTTTGGCATTGAAATGGAAGGGGGCAAAAACCCGCCCCTGGGACAAAAACACAAAAAATCCAAACCAAAACTCGTAATTTCACCGGCAACAAGTAAAAAGAGCTCTGTCCCAAAGGATGCAAAACCCCTCCTGCCTGGAATTAAAAGCAGAAAAAAGCCTATGAATAATAACCCGGACTACGACCTTGTAGTGGCTATGATCAGGCGGCGGCGGGTCAAAGGAATCGGATTCAAGGAAATAAAAGAGCGCACCGGAATCGAAGACACAAAGATACGCAACATCCTGTTCCGGGCAAAGCAGAAAAACGAGATCAAGAACATAAGCCGGGGACTCTACATCAAAGAAACTTGA